One Carassius gibelio isolate Cgi1373 ecotype wild population from Czech Republic chromosome A20, carGib1.2-hapl.c, whole genome shotgun sequence DNA segment encodes these proteins:
- the LOC127938095 gene encoding uncharacterized protein LOC127938095, whose protein sequence is MRERDFMPNMERGKPATYTGDKKAKMAAKTNKKWVRLATVFAYVLSVSLAAIILAIYYSLVWKPTSSSVSGRPDVLVTAATIPINTNNITTSDLPTTVKMNNTPAVSLRSTQTPTYAHSTSSQRHGGDTNGNGGLLNIPTTKNTDQTGTIDSLHIHDQLGRFSTAEISHVSETVYASSGDGATENWPNMGDSASSITDQESWTSYSARPDVSSLTEHGLELTEGSSPLQEELVTKDTENAASGV, encoded by the coding sequence ATGAGGGAACGGGACTTTATGCCAAACATGGAACGGGGCAAACCGGCCACATACACGGGCGACAAAAAAGCTAAAATGGCTGCTAAAACCAATAAAAAGTGGGTGAGACTGGCTACTGTATTCGCATATGTCTTGTCGGTGTCTTTGGCTGCTATTATACTGGCAATTTATTACAGTTTGGTCTGGAAACCGACGTCTTCATCTGTGTCTGGACGGCCAGATGTATTGGTGACGGCTGCAACTATTCCCATAAACACGAATAACATCACAACAAGTGACTTACCAACCACAGTCAAAATGAATAATACACCAGCGGTCAGCCTGAGATCAACACAGACCCCCACATATGCCCACTCCACTTCTTCACAGAGACACGGGGGTGATACCAATGGCAATGGAGGCCTtctcaatatccccacaacaaaGAATACTGACCAAACAGGAACAATTGACTCTTTGCACATTCACGACCAACTAGGACGTTTCAGTACAGCAGAAATTAGCCACGTGTCAGAAACTGTCTACGCCAGTTCTGGGGATGGTGCCACTGAGAACTGGCCAAACATGGGGGATTCAGCCTCTTCTATAACTGACCAAGAATCTTGGACGAGCTACAGTGCAAGACCTGACGTCTCCTCTTTGACAGAACATGGTCTGGAATTAACAGAGGGCTCGTCTCCATTGCAAGAGGAGTTAGTTACCAAGGACACAGAGAATGCAGCAAGTGGAGTGTGA